In Flavivirga abyssicola, the following are encoded in one genomic region:
- a CDS encoding glycoside hydrolase family 17 protein, with amino-acid sequence MKTNLKRLLLLTILIATTGCANKSKKAIKKVTEEKYITAADILGNPKYLAISYGGYRQISRDIQPTIPQLKEDMKILAAMGIKILRTYNVQLQQAPNILKAIRELKSDDPTFEMYVMLGAWIDCQNAWTDKAPNHDIESENNAAEIKRAVALAKIYPDIVKIIAVGNEAMVNWATSYFVRPNVILKWVTHLQELKKLGELPESLWITSSDDFSSWGGGDASYHTKDLEKLIKAVDYISMHTYPMHNTHYNPEFWLAPESESGLSDHEKIESAMQRALNFSKAQYDSVSNYVKSLGVNKPIHIGETGWATVSNGHYSKNGSRATDEYKSGRYHELMRDWTNKSNISCFYFEAFDEQWKDAAHKLGSENHFGLINLKGQAKYALWDMVDRGVFDGLTRDGNPITKTYNGNKEALMQEVLVPPTHAEFSVTH; translated from the coding sequence ATGAAAACCAATTTAAAAAGACTCTTATTACTAACCATTTTAATTGCCACAACAGGATGTGCAAATAAGTCTAAAAAAGCAATAAAAAAAGTGACTGAAGAAAAATATATAACTGCAGCAGATATTTTAGGAAACCCGAAATATTTAGCCATTTCATATGGAGGTTACAGACAAATATCTCGAGATATTCAACCAACTATACCTCAGCTAAAAGAAGACATGAAAATTTTAGCAGCTATGGGAATTAAAATATTACGTACTTACAATGTACAACTGCAACAAGCCCCGAACATATTAAAAGCGATAAGAGAATTAAAAAGCGACGACCCAACTTTTGAAATGTACGTGATGTTAGGTGCCTGGATTGATTGCCAAAATGCATGGACAGACAAAGCACCCAATCACGACATTGAAAGCGAAAACAATGCAGCCGAAATTAAAAGAGCAGTCGCCTTGGCTAAAATATATCCAGATATTGTAAAGATTATTGCGGTCGGAAACGAAGCTATGGTAAATTGGGCAACAAGTTACTTTGTCCGCCCCAATGTCATTTTAAAGTGGGTAACCCATCTACAAGAATTAAAGAAATTAGGAGAGCTTCCGGAGTCTTTATGGATAACCAGTTCAGATGATTTTTCTTCTTGGGGCGGCGGCGATGCAAGCTATCATACTAAAGACTTGGAAAAACTAATCAAGGCAGTCGATTATATTTCCATGCATACATACCCAATGCACAATACCCATTATAATCCTGAATTTTGGTTAGCTCCTGAGAGCGAATCCGGCCTTTCAGATCACGAAAAAATTGAATCGGCGATGCAACGTGCACTTAATTTTTCCAAAGCACAATACGACAGTGTTTCAAACTATGTAAAAAGTTTGGGTGTAAACAAACCCATTCATATTGGAGAAACAGGATGGGCAACCGTCTCAAATGGACACTATAGCAAAAACGGATCTAGGGCTACAGACGAATATAAATCCGGTCGTTATCATGAATTGATGAGGGATTGGACCAACAAATCCAACATCTCCTGCTTCTATTTTGAAGCTTTTGATGAACAATGGAAAGATGCCGCTCACAAATTAGGGTCGGAAAACCACTTTGGACTCATCAATTTAAAAGGGCAAGCTAAATATGCCTTATGGGATATGGTTGATAGAGGCGTGTTCGATGGATTAACCAGAGATGGAAACCCAATAACTAAAACCTACAATGGAAACAAAGAAGCTTTAATGCAAGAGGTTTTAGTGCCTCCGACCCATGCAGAATTTAGTGTCACACATTAA
- a CDS encoding glycoside hydrolase family 30 protein encodes MKPLKYYVYGLLFIMMSCTESENKLQAEVFETSAKGNQLTKINAFQKSDIEVTIRLKPDQTFQTITGFGGAFTESSAYLLNKLSKENRDTILRAYFAKEGARYSLTRTHMNSCDFSLTNYSYSPVEGDKNLDHFTIEEDMDDLIPMIKDAIAISEDGFKIFASPWSAAPWMKDNNSWVGGKLRPEYYDTWALFFSKYLDAYKAEGINIWGFTVENEPHGNGNNWESMHFSPKEMTDFVQFHLGPKLEHDGYGDKIILGYDQNRAGLKEWVDEMYRDEASSKYFDGTAIHWYESTYDYFPEALQYAHNKAPDKFLIETEGCVDSEVPKWKDDAWYWSKEATDWGWDWASEAEKYLHPKYAPVNRYARDIIGCLNNWVDGWVDWNMVLDRQGGPNWFKNWCVAPVIVDPDANEVYFTPIYYTMAHFSKYIRPGAKIIGLENSDEKLMVTAAQNPDGSIVVVTFNETETPKSINLSMHGKVKHFTIDAKAIQTIVISN; translated from the coding sequence ATGAAACCTTTAAAATATTATGTCTACGGTCTTTTATTTATAATGATGAGTTGTACGGAATCAGAAAACAAATTGCAGGCTGAGGTTTTTGAAACTTCAGCTAAAGGAAATCAACTGACTAAAATTAATGCGTTTCAAAAGTCAGATATTGAAGTGACTATACGCTTGAAACCAGACCAAACCTTTCAAACCATTACAGGTTTTGGAGGGGCTTTTACAGAGTCTTCGGCTTATCTGCTAAACAAGTTAAGTAAAGAAAATCGTGATACTATTTTAAGAGCTTACTTTGCTAAAGAAGGCGCTAGATATTCGCTTACCAGAACACACATGAATTCTTGTGATTTTTCACTAACCAATTATTCATATTCACCAGTAGAAGGCGACAAAAATTTAGACCATTTTACCATAGAAGAAGATATGGACGATTTAATCCCTATGATAAAAGATGCCATAGCGATTTCTGAAGATGGGTTTAAAATATTTGCGTCTCCATGGTCAGCCGCTCCATGGATGAAGGACAATAACAGTTGGGTAGGTGGTAAACTACGCCCTGAATATTACGACACCTGGGCACTCTTCTTCTCTAAATACCTAGATGCCTATAAAGCTGAAGGTATTAATATTTGGGGATTCACTGTTGAAAATGAACCTCACGGAAATGGCAATAATTGGGAGAGTATGCATTTTTCTCCCAAAGAGATGACCGATTTTGTTCAGTTTCACTTAGGGCCAAAATTAGAACATGACGGATATGGTGATAAAATTATTTTAGGGTACGATCAAAACCGAGCAGGACTGAAAGAATGGGTAGATGAAATGTACAGAGATGAAGCCTCCTCAAAATACTTTGATGGAACGGCCATACATTGGTATGAAAGTACTTATGACTATTTCCCGGAAGCCTTGCAATATGCTCATAATAAAGCTCCCGATAAATTCTTAATAGAAACTGAAGGCTGTGTGGATTCTGAAGTGCCTAAGTGGAAAGATGATGCTTGGTACTGGAGTAAAGAAGCAACAGATTGGGGCTGGGATTGGGCCTCCGAAGCCGAAAAATATTTACATCCAAAATATGCTCCTGTAAACCGATATGCGAGAGACATTATCGGGTGTTTGAATAACTGGGTAGATGGATGGGTAGACTGGAATATGGTATTAGACAGGCAAGGAGGCCCTAACTGGTTTAAGAATTGGTGTGTAGCTCCTGTGATTGTTGACCCTGATGCCAATGAAGTTTACTTCACGCCTATTTATTACACTATGGCTCATTTTAGCAAATATATCAGACCCGGAGCAAAAATTATTGGACTAGAAAATTCAGATGAAAAACTTATGGTTACAGCAGCTCAAAACCCAGATGGGTCTATCGTCGTTGTGACTTTTAACGAAACCGAAACCCCTAAAAGTATTAACCTGTCGATGCATGGAAAAGTGAAACACTTTACAATAGATGCTAAAGCCATTCAAACTATTGTAATTTCTAATTAA
- the folB gene encoding dihydroneopterin aldolase codes for MGIIKVENIRVFAYHGCLKEETKIGSDYRVDLEVKADLQNSAKTDKLSDTVDYVFLNRIIKEEMEIPSYLLETVARRILDRIFNEDKLVKKATVWVSKLNPPIGGDVERVTIKMTDKRKK; via the coding sequence ATGGGGATTATAAAAGTTGAAAATATTAGGGTATTTGCCTATCATGGTTGTCTTAAAGAAGAAACTAAAATAGGCAGTGATTATCGTGTTGATCTGGAGGTTAAAGCCGATTTGCAAAATTCAGCAAAGACGGATAAATTATCTGATACAGTTGATTATGTGTTTTTAAACCGAATTATTAAAGAAGAAATGGAAATTCCTTCTTATTTGCTAGAAACAGTGGCCAGGCGTATACTTGATAGAATTTTTAATGAAGATAAATTGGTGAAAAAAGCAACGGTTTGGGTAAGTAAATTAAACCCACCTATTGGGGGCGATGTTGAAAGGGTAACGATAAAAATGACCGATAAGCGTAAAAAGTAA
- a CDS encoding glycoside hydrolase family 17 protein encodes MSYRSDKIMALSGLNLENKTIKGLQNTFKRVLKSGMHGLCFSPYEEGQSPGDQISVDQIRRRMEIIKPYTKWIRSFSCTDGNELIPIIAKEYGIKTLVGAWLGYDAEINKKEISGLIKLAKEGYVDIAAVGNEVMYRGDLKEDELLGFIYHVKNKIPDTPVGYVDAYYEFTQRPKITEACDVILANCYPYWEGCNIEYSLIYMKDMFNQAVKAANGKKVIISETGWPSQGEGLNGALPSFINAITYFINTQQWSKQDDIDIFYFSSFDESWKVGDEGDVGAFWGLWDKYEKPKFYSTPVLFNKNKTSV; translated from the coding sequence ATGTCGTACAGATCAGATAAAATTATGGCCCTATCTGGCCTTAACCTAGAAAACAAAACAATAAAAGGGTTACAGAATACATTTAAAAGAGTCCTTAAAAGTGGTATGCATGGATTATGCTTTAGTCCTTATGAAGAAGGACAGTCGCCTGGAGATCAAATAAGTGTTGATCAAATTAGGCGCCGGATGGAGATTATAAAACCATATACCAAATGGATCCGATCGTTTTCCTGCACAGACGGCAATGAATTGATTCCCATTATTGCTAAAGAGTATGGAATTAAAACCTTAGTGGGTGCATGGTTAGGTTATGATGCTGAAATAAATAAAAAGGAAATATCTGGCCTTATTAAACTGGCTAAGGAAGGCTATGTGGATATTGCAGCAGTTGGAAATGAAGTGATGTACAGGGGTGATTTAAAAGAAGATGAGCTTTTGGGTTTCATTTACCATGTAAAAAATAAAATTCCTGATACTCCTGTTGGCTACGTAGATGCTTACTACGAATTTACACAACGACCAAAAATAACAGAAGCATGCGATGTCATTTTGGCTAATTGTTATCCTTACTGGGAAGGGTGTAACATAGAATATTCATTAATCTATATGAAGGACATGTTTAACCAAGCCGTAAAGGCAGCCAATGGTAAAAAGGTTATAATATCTGAAACCGGATGGCCTAGTCAGGGTGAAGGCTTAAATGGTGCTTTACCTTCATTTATAAACGCGATAACGTACTTTATTAATACCCAGCAATGGTCTAAGCAAGATGACATTGATATTTTCTATTTTTCATCATTTGATGAATCGTGGAAAGTAGGAGATGAAGGAGATGTAGGTGCATTTTGGGGGTTATGGGATAAATACGAAAAACCTAAATTCTATTCAACTCCTGTGCTTTTTAATAAAAACAAAACTTCTGTATAG
- a CDS encoding MFS transporter yields MSNIKTAAKDRVPIGQKAAFGAGHFVLNLLPGALGFFMFFLLTAFGMDPLYAGILGALPRLFDALSDPIMGFISDNTKSKWGRRRPYIFVGAILSGILFALSWQMSPENSQMYNFWYFLTLSILFLAGNTMYATPLVGLGYEMTSDYNERTRLMAFSNTMGQIAWMIVPWFWVIIADPQIYESQAVGVRHLSIIVGFACVILGLLPAIFCRGIDSANMENRKEITFKTLASNLKDLWDGIKQVSKNKPFMKLCGATFLVFNGFQMVAAFSVYIIVFYMYNGSYANAGTWPAWFSTITAVITAFIVIPIISKMANKWGKRKAFIISTVISIIGYILKWWGFDNGLNENFNKTEFGQSLNSGVASLFESLNPFLESVGMSWFSIDTSQGSPWLIFMPIPFIAFGLGGLFTLMMSMTADVCDLDELENGMPRKEGTFGAIYWWMVKIGQSIALFLGGLVLKLVGFISDAETQSAETMHSLRIADIIIPSVTAGIAIWIMYKYSLNEKRAREIKAELVRRRGEL; encoded by the coding sequence ATGTCAAATATAAAAACTGCAGCGAAAGATAGAGTCCCCATAGGGCAAAAAGCCGCTTTTGGAGCTGGTCATTTTGTCCTTAACTTATTACCAGGTGCCTTAGGATTCTTTATGTTCTTTTTACTTACCGCTTTTGGGATGGATCCGCTTTATGCAGGGATACTAGGAGCACTTCCTAGGCTTTTTGACGCGCTTTCAGATCCTATAATGGGTTTCATTTCTGATAATACAAAATCAAAATGGGGACGACGAAGACCTTATATATTTGTAGGTGCAATTTTAAGTGGGATATTATTTGCTTTATCATGGCAAATGTCCCCTGAAAATTCTCAAATGTATAATTTCTGGTACTTTCTTACACTATCCATACTCTTTTTAGCTGGTAATACGATGTATGCTACGCCGTTAGTTGGTTTGGGCTATGAAATGACATCAGATTATAATGAACGTACCAGACTTATGGCTTTTTCAAATACTATGGGTCAAATTGCTTGGATGATTGTGCCTTGGTTTTGGGTAATCATTGCCGATCCTCAAATATATGAATCGCAAGCCGTAGGTGTAAGACACCTATCTATAATTGTAGGTTTTGCTTGCGTTATTTTAGGCTTACTACCTGCTATTTTCTGTAGAGGTATTGACTCTGCAAATATGGAAAATAGAAAAGAAATTACATTTAAAACACTAGCCTCAAACCTTAAAGATTTATGGGATGGTATTAAACAGGTTTCAAAAAACAAACCGTTTATGAAGCTTTGTGGTGCAACATTCTTAGTCTTTAATGGGTTTCAAATGGTCGCGGCTTTTAGTGTATATATCATTGTATTTTATATGTATAATGGAAGTTATGCAAATGCCGGTACATGGCCAGCCTGGTTTTCAACAATAACAGCAGTTATAACCGCTTTTATTGTGATTCCCATTATATCTAAAATGGCAAACAAATGGGGTAAACGAAAAGCCTTTATTATTTCAACAGTTATTTCAATAATTGGCTACATATTAAAGTGGTGGGGATTTGATAATGGACTAAATGAAAACTTCAACAAAACAGAATTTGGTCAATCTCTAAATAGTGGAGTAGCTTCTTTATTTGAGTCTTTAAATCCATTTTTAGAAAGTGTAGGCATGTCTTGGTTTAGTATTGATACAAGTCAAGGATCGCCGTGGCTAATTTTTATGCCGATACCATTCATAGCCTTTGGCCTAGGAGGGTTGTTCACTTTAATGATGAGTATGACCGCAGATGTATGTGATTTAGATGAATTAGAAAACGGAATGCCTCGTAAAGAAGGAACATTCGGTGCTATTTATTGGTGGATGGTTAAAATTGGACAGTCTATCGCTTTGTTTTTAGGTGGTCTTGTTTTAAAATTAGTAGGCTTCATTTCTGATGCTGAAACTCAAAGTGCTGAAACCATGCACAGTCTAAGAATTGCAGATATAATAATACCTTCTGTAACTGCTGGAATAGCCATTTGGATTATGTATAAATATAGTCTAAATGAAAAAAGAGCCAGAGAGATTAAAGCAGAATTAGTAAGAAGGAGAGGAGAACTATAA
- a CDS encoding LysE family translocator, whose protein sequence is MFDDILTAIPFGIILAFTIGPVFFVLLETSATKGFRSALIFDLGVVLADIIFIVIAFYSTNNLRGKISNDPSFLVFGGVLLIVYGIISFIKTSKSFRAIVKEYHKVEIQKDYGKLFIKGFLLNFINIGVLIGWLGFMVLGDTLTTSENGDIVFIVTMIGSYFVTDLIKILVAKRLKAKLTPRLIFKTKKVIAMVILGFGILLFVQGLFPEAYEKNKEKLEQINPIKEKRPE, encoded by the coding sequence ATGTTTGATGATATCTTAACCGCCATTCCTTTTGGAATAATACTAGCCTTTACAATTGGTCCCGTATTTTTTGTGCTTTTAGAAACAAGTGCCACAAAAGGTTTTAGAAGCGCATTAATTTTCGACCTAGGAGTTGTTCTTGCCGATATTATTTTTATTGTTATCGCTTTTTATAGTACCAATAACTTAAGGGGGAAAATTAGTAACGATCCGAGTTTTTTAGTTTTTGGAGGTGTTTTATTAATTGTTTATGGTATCATTTCCTTCATAAAAACATCAAAATCTTTTAGGGCAATCGTTAAAGAATATCACAAGGTTGAAATTCAAAAAGATTATGGCAAGCTTTTTATAAAAGGCTTCTTACTTAATTTTATAAATATTGGTGTTCTAATTGGTTGGCTAGGTTTTATGGTATTGGGAGATACATTAACCACATCAGAAAACGGCGATATTGTTTTTATTGTTACCATGATTGGATCTTATTTTGTTACGGATCTAATTAAAATACTGGTAGCCAAAAGGTTAAAAGCGAAATTAACACCTCGGCTTATTTTTAAAACTAAAAAAGTAATTGCCATGGTTATTTTAGGTTTTGGAATTTTGTTATTTGTGCAGGGTTTGTTTCCTGAAGCATATGAAAAAAATAAAGAAAAGTTAGAACAAATAAACCCCATAAAAGAAAAACGTCCAGAATAG
- a CDS encoding zinc ribbon domain-containing protein — MQNLNYECPKCHNKTYKIGQMRATGGTFSKIFDIQNQKFTSVTCERCTYTEFYKTKTSALSNVFDFFTN; from the coding sequence ATGCAAAATTTAAATTATGAGTGTCCAAAATGTCATAACAAAACTTATAAAATAGGTCAAATGAGGGCAACAGGAGGAACATTTTCTAAGATTTTTGATATACAAAATCAGAAATTCACTTCCGTTACATGCGAACGTTGCACCTATACAGAATTTTACAAAACCAAAACGAGTGCATTAAGCAACGTTTTTGATTTCTTTACAAATTAA
- a CDS encoding PKD domain-containing protein — MKTITKTFKYISILILALSFNACEDDDAVLPRVEAGFSYTVDMNTGTVTFINISENANTYEWNFGDDDTSTLINPVKVYTNGTYTITLKSVNVAGASDTFEDDIEIAIPEAVAFPISFDSDDVNYGGDPFSGASFAIVDNPDPAGSNTDASKVGALTNSGATFEGVAFELGTSIDLSTEKTIKMDFWSDTPISILLKLEVSENAFTEVTVNHGGTGWEELSFNFSDSGTYPKLVIFVDGPGTTSGTFYFDNLEQVETDTTGGACTDTPVAATVFPVDFEACESFIDSFANDGSITTELSGNPDKTGVNTSDNVLKVIKANGTNRWAGFQNAFPENFDATKTLKVKVYSSKANAVMKFEVNSNPQPAGSGNPGPQYATITDANTWTEVEVIFTGIPGNNTGLNQLVIKPDNPDGTDGTLTDAEETYYFDDISFGDGGGTSTEPTTAAPTPTQDAANVKSVFSDTYTDIAGTNLDTNWQGDLVSETVAIQGNDAIKYSNVKFIGMQLAGDTDFSDMEFLHVDIWTPDATVLEITPISPPNELLVGLAGLTQGEWKSYDIPVTDFTGVDFTKILQFKIDAQKGVNPAVVYMDNLYFYKSGSTGGSEPTMAAPTPTQDAANVKSVFSDTYTDIAGTNLDTNWQGDLVSETVAIQGNDAIKYSNVKFIGMQLAGDTDFSDMEFLHVDVWTPDLTVLEITPISPPNELLVGLPNLTQGEWKSYDIPVTDFTGVDFTKILQFKIDAQKGVNPGVVYMDNLYFYKSGAAPTEPTMAAPTPTQDAANVKSVFSDTYTDIAGTNLDTNWQGDLVSETVAIQGNDAIKYSNVKFIGMQLAGDTDFSDMEFLHVDIWTPDATVLEITPISPPNELLVGLAGLTQGEWKSYDIPVTDFTGVDFTKILQFKIDAQKGVNPAVVFMDNLYFYKSGSTGGTGCSGSAIAATAFPVNFESCESFISTFANDGSITTELSANPAKGGINTTDNVLKVVKANGTNRWAGFQNPFPSNFDATKTFKFKVYSTKANVVMKFEVNSDPQPPGSGNPGPQYRTITQANTWTEVEVVFTGIPGNNTGLNQLVVKPDNPDGTDGTLTDSEETYYFDDIRLE, encoded by the coding sequence TACTATTACACTTAAGTCTGTAAATGTTGCAGGAGCATCTGATACGTTTGAAGACGACATCGAAATAGCAATTCCGGAAGCTGTTGCATTCCCTATCTCATTCGATTCTGATGATGTGAATTATGGAGGTGATCCTTTTAGCGGTGCTTCTTTTGCAATAGTAGATAACCCAGATCCTGCAGGGTCAAATACTGATGCTTCCAAAGTTGGAGCATTAACCAATAGCGGAGCCACTTTTGAAGGTGTTGCTTTCGAGTTAGGAACTTCAATAGACCTATCTACAGAAAAAACCATAAAAATGGATTTTTGGTCAGACACTCCAATTAGCATACTACTTAAACTTGAGGTTTCAGAAAATGCTTTTACCGAAGTTACAGTTAATCATGGCGGTACAGGATGGGAAGAACTCTCTTTTAATTTTTCCGATTCAGGAACTTATCCTAAACTGGTGATTTTTGTAGATGGTCCTGGCACAACTTCAGGTACTTTTTACTTCGACAATTTAGAGCAAGTTGAAACAGATACTACTGGGGGAGCATGCACAGATACGCCTGTTGCAGCAACTGTATTCCCTGTAGATTTTGAAGCTTGTGAATCTTTTATAGATTCATTTGCAAACGATGGAAGTATTACAACAGAGCTTTCGGGCAACCCGGATAAAACAGGTGTGAATACCTCAGATAATGTTTTAAAAGTAATCAAAGCTAACGGAACTAATAGATGGGCTGGATTTCAAAACGCATTTCCTGAAAATTTTGATGCTACAAAAACACTTAAGGTTAAAGTATACTCATCTAAAGCCAATGCTGTTATGAAATTTGAGGTAAATAGCAACCCTCAACCTGCTGGTTCTGGAAACCCCGGACCTCAATATGCAACTATAACAGATGCTAACACGTGGACTGAAGTAGAAGTAATATTTACGGGAATACCTGGTAATAACACAGGTCTTAATCAGTTGGTTATAAAACCAGATAATCCAGATGGTACAGACGGTACCTTAACAGATGCTGAAGAAACTTATTATTTTGATGATATTTCCTTTGGTGATGGAGGTGGTACATCTACAGAGCCAACAACTGCAGCACCAACACCAACTCAGGATGCTGCAAATGTTAAATCAGTATTTAGTGATACCTATACAGACATAGCGGGCACTAATCTAGATACCAACTGGCAAGGCGATTTAGTTTCCGAAACGGTGGCTATTCAAGGTAATGATGCCATAAAGTATAGCAATGTGAAATTCATTGGAATGCAATTGGCTGGAGATACCGATTTCTCTGATATGGAATTTTTACACGTCGATATTTGGACACCTGATGCTACCGTGTTAGAAATAACGCCGATAAGCCCTCCAAACGAATTACTAGTAGGCTTAGCGGGTCTAACCCAAGGTGAATGGAAAAGTTATGATATTCCTGTAACTGATTTTACAGGGGTAGATTTTACTAAAATATTACAGTTCAAAATTGATGCACAAAAAGGTGTGAATCCAGCTGTAGTTTATATGGACAACCTGTATTTCTATAAATCAGGATCAACAGGTGGATCAGAACCAACAATGGCAGCTCCAACACCAACTCAGGACGCTGCGAATGTTAAATCAGTATTTAGTGATACATATACCGATATAGCAGGTACTAATCTGGACACCAACTGGCAAGGCGACCTTGTTTCAGAAACGGTGGCTATTCAAGGTAACGATGCCATAAAATATAGCAATGTGAAATTCATAGGGATGCAATTGGCTGGAGATACCGATTTCTCTGATATGGAATTTTTACATGTCGATGTTTGGACGCCTGATCTTACGGTGTTAGAAATAACTCCGATAAGCCCTCCAAACGAATTATTAGTGGGCTTACCAAATTTAACACAAGGTGAATGGAAGAGTTATGACATTCCTGTAACCGATTTTACAGGGGTTGATTTTACTAAAATATTGCAGTTCAAAATTGATGCGCAAAAAGGTGTGAATCCAGGTGTTGTTTATATGGATAACCTGTATTTCTATAAATCAGGAGCTGCACCTACAGAACCAACCATGGCGGCACCAACACCAACTCAGGATGCTGCAAATGTTAAATCAGTATTTAGTGATACCTATACAGACATAGCGGGCACTAATCTAGATACCAACTGGCAAGGCGATTTAGTTTCCGAAACGGTGGCTATTCAAGGTAATGATGCCATAAAGTATAGCAATGTGAAATTCATAGGAATGCAATTGGCTGGAGATACCGATTTCTCTGATATGGAATTTTTACATGTCGATATTTGGACACCTGATGCTACCGTGTTAGAAATAACTCCGATAAGCCCTCCAAACGAATTACTAGTAGGCTTAGCAGGTCTAACCCAAGGTGAATGGAAAAGTTATGATATTCCTGTAACTGATTTTACAGGGGTAGATTTTACTAAAATATTACAGTTCAAAATTGATGCACAAAAAGGTGTGAATCCAGCTGTAGTTTTCATGGACAATCTGTATTTCTATAAATCAGGTTCAACAGGTGGTACCGGTTGTTCTGGTTCGGCAATAGCTGCAACAGCATTTCCAGTAAATTTTGAAAGCTGTGAATCTTTCATTAGCACCTTTGCTAATGATGGAAGTATTACGACAGAGCTTTCGGCTAACCCTGCAAAAGGAGGCATAAACACTACAGACAATGTGTTGAAAGTCGTTAAAGCCAACGGAACGAATAGATGGGCTGGTTTCCAAAACCCTTTCCCTAGTAATTTTGATGCTACCAAAACATTTAAGTTCAAAGTGTATTCAACAAAAGCAAATGTTGTTATGAAGTTTGAAGTGAATAGTGATCCCCAACCTCCTGGTTCTGGAAACCCAGGACCACAGTATAGAACGATAACACAGGCTAATACTTGGACTGAGGTGGAAGTTGTATTTACGGGCATCCCTGGTAATAATACCGGACTTAATCAATTGGTTGTAAAACCAGATAACCCAGACGGTACAGATGGTACGCTTACAGATTCAGAAGAAACCTATTATTTTGATGATATAAGACTTGAATAA